The region CAGATCCGCGCCCGCGCAGAAGGTGGTGCCGGTGTGGGTGAGCAGCACCGCCCGGACGCGGTCGTCCCGCCCGGCCGCCGCCAGCGCCTCGCGCAACTCGGCGACCAGGCGCGTCGAGAGAGCGTTGCGGTTGTGCGGCGAGTCCAGGGTGAGGGTGGTGATACCGCGCGCGGAGGCGGACCGTATGAGAGGCATTCGCACCCCGGACGTGGTGGAGCCTCCGGTCGCGGGACCTCCAGTCGGCGGAACATCCTGGGTCGTGGGGCCGTCGGTCATGGGGTGGTCGAACTCCTTTCCCTGGCGCGCAGTTCACGCCTCAGGATCTTGCCGGTGGCCGAGCGCGGCACGGTGTCCGTGAACTCCACGCGGCGCACCTTCTTGTACGGGGCCACCTGTCCGGCAACGTACGCGATCAGGTCGTCCTCCGAGATCCGGGTCCCGGGCCGGCGCACCACATACGCCTTGGGGATCTCGTTGCCCGCCCCGTCCGTCACCCCGATCACGGCGGCGTCGGCGACGGCCTCATGGGCGAGCAGCACGGCCTCCAGGTCGGCCGGGGCGACCTGATAGCCCTTGTACTTGATCAACTCCTTCACCCGGTCCACCACATACAGCCAGCCGTCCGCGTCCACATGCCCGACGTCGCCGGTGTGCAGCCAGCCCTCGGCGTCGATCATCGCGTCGGTGTCCTCGGGGCGGCCCAGATAGCCCTTCATCACCTGCGGTCCGCGGATGACTATCTCGCCGTCCTCGCCCACGGCCAGGTCCTCGCCGGTGTCCGGGCCCACGATGCGCATCTCGGTGCTCGGAAGCAGCTTTCCGACCGTCCCCGGTGGTGCGTTCTTCGCATCGCGCGGCACCAGATGGCAGCCCGGGGACAGCTCCGTCATCCCGAACGCCTGCAGCAGCGGCGGGACACCGAGCCGCCGGGCGCACGCCTCCGCGAGCCGGGCGTCCAGCGGGGCCGCCGCGCTCAGCACGTACCGCACCGACGACAGATCGTGGCCGTCCACCGCCGGGTGCTTGGCGAGCGCGAGCACGATCGGCGGGGCCACATAGAGCGCCTGCGCCCGGTGCTTCTCGATGGCGGCGAGGAAGCTGTCGAGTTCGAAGCGGGGCAGCACGATGACCGTGGCGCCGTTGCGGAGCGGCGCGTTCATGAGCGCCGTAAGGCCGTAGCTGTGGAAGAACGGCAGGACGGCCAGTACCCGCTCCCCCGGCTGGTTGGGGACCAGCGTCTCCACCTGCGCGAGGTTGGTGGAGACGTTGCGGTGGGTGAGCAGCACGCCCTTGGGGGTGCCGGTGGTGCCCGAGGAGTACGGCAGCACCGCGATGTCCTCGGCCGGGTCGATCTCCACCACCGGTTCGGGCGCGGTGCTCCTCATCATGGAGCGCAGCGAGCGATGGCCGCTCGCCTCGTCGCAGACGAAGATCTCCCGTACCCCGCCCGCCCGTTCGGCGGCCTGCCGGGCCACGCCCAGCAGCGCCGAGACGGTGATGATCCAGGACGCGGCCGCGTCCCGGAGCTGCTTGGCGAACTCCTCCGGCGTCGCCAGCGGATGCACCATGGTGACCGCTGCCCCGGTGCGGGTCGCGCCGTAGAAGGCCGGTGGGAACACGATCGAGTTGGGGCTGTG is a window of Streptomyces violaceusniger Tu 4113 DNA encoding:
- a CDS encoding 4-coumarate--CoA ligase family protein, encoding MVLRSEYPDVPPVDLPIHDAVLARAAEEFGDLTALVDGVTGAALSYAALDRASRRIGAALAEAGVCKGDVLALHSPNSIVFPPAFYGATRTGAAVTMVHPLATPEEFAKQLRDAAASWIITVSALLGVARQAAERAGGVREIFVCDEASGHRSLRSMMRSTAPEPVVEIDPAEDIAVLPYSSGTTGTPKGVLLTHRNVSTNLAQVETLVPNQPGERVLAVLPFFHSYGLTALMNAPLRNGATVIVLPRFELDSFLAAIEKHRAQALYVAPPIVLALAKHPAVDGHDLSSVRYVLSAAAPLDARLAEACARRLGVPPLLQAFGMTELSPGCHLVPRDAKNAPPGTVGKLLPSTEMRIVGPDTGEDLAVGEDGEIVIRGPQVMKGYLGRPEDTDAMIDAEGWLHTGDVGHVDADGWLYVVDRVKELIKYKGYQVAPADLEAVLLAHEAVADAAVIGVTDGAGNEIPKAYVVRRPGTRISEDDLIAYVAGQVAPYKKVRRVEFTDTVPRSATGKILRRELRARERSSTTP